GCCCCCCGTGGTGCGATCGCCGAGTTTGGCCCCCATGAGGATGTAGCCTGCCCAGAACACCGCGGCCAGCAGCGCGAGACCCACCCCGACCGGATCGAGCCCTCCCGCCACGCGGGACAGCAGCAGCACCCCGCCCGCGGCGAGCAGTGCCCAGACCACGTCGAGCTTGCGCCGCGATCCGAACACCGCGACGGCCAACGGTCCCAGGAATTCGATGGTCACCGCGACGCCGAGCGGTATTCGCTCGAAGGAGTGATAGATGCTGGTGTTCATCCCGGCGAGCATGGCGCCGTAACCGGCCACCACCAGGAAGGTCCTGCGCTCCATCCGCAGCGAGGGACGCCACACCAGCAGCAGCACCAGCGCGGCGAAGGTGAGCCTGATGGCGCTCACCCCGAACGCACCGGCCATGGCGAACAGCTGTTTGGCGAAGGCGGCACCGACCTGCAGGCTGATCATGCCGGTGACCACGAGCATCGGTGGCGGCACCGCCCCGAAGGCCCTCGCGGTGAGCGCGCCGAACCGCCCGGCGTTGTGACCGGTGCCCGATGCCTCGTCCAACTGTGCCACGGTCGTGTTCCACTCCTGTCCGAGTCGATACCTCCGAACTCGCCGCCACCAGGTCGGCGCGTGCGAGTGCCCGTCGCGCCCCGCCTGTCCGGGGGTGCCGGGACCGGTGGGCGCCGGGGACTTCGGTGACCGGTGTCGGCACCCCCGTACGCGCGAGGGACCGGCCGGGCGGGAGACTACTGCAACACCGCGCGGCCGGTACCACCGATGTGCGCGCCGCAACCGTTCACCCGCTACTCACGCCGGGCGTGCGATGATCCCCGGAGTGCACAGCGGACGGAGGGCGCCCGTCCGAACCGGCACACCGCGCCAAGAAGGAGTTCCCGTGCCGCGCGTCATCGGCAGAGTCGGTGCCATCCTGCTGCTTCTGGTGCTCACGGCGTGCTCCGCCGGTCCTTCCGACCGCCCGGCCGTCGCCTACCGCGGGGAGGAGCAGCCCGGCACCGGAAGCCCCGGTACTTCCGAGCCGCGAACCGTGCCGCCGCTGGGGCCGTCGAGCCGGAGCGCACTGGACTGGTCGGACTGCACCGAGGCGACCAGGCGAGAACTGGCTCCGGGAGGTCCCGCCGGAGACTTGCGGTTCTCGTGTACCCACCTGCTGACCAGCCTCGATCCGCCCGGTGCCGTCCGAGGCGGCACCACACGGCTCGCACTGCTGGCAGCGGGCTCCGGCGACGTCCCGCTGGTGGTGGTCAACGACGTCAGGGGCGAGCCGGGAACCGTGTTCGCCGCCCGCCTGGCCTCGGAACTGCCCGAGGAGGTGCTGCGCGAGTTCAGGATCATCGGCATGGACCGCAGGGGCACCGGGGACTCGGATCCGGCGAACTGCGTCCCCGAGCGGGAGCGCGAGGACATCCTGCGGTTCGACACGCGGGCCAGCGACGACTCGACGCTGGACGACCTGCTGGAATCGGTGCGCTCGGCCAGCCAGAAGTGCCTGTTGGAGCTGGAACGACGAGCCCAGGCCTACGACACGCGCCACACGGCGGACGACCTGGAGGAGCTGCGACTCCAGCTCGGGGTTCCCCGGCTGCACGCCATCGGACGCGGTGAGGGATCGCGCGCGTTGAGCGTCTACGCCCACGACCACCCCGACGCCACGGGCAGGATGGTGTTCGACGGAGCGCCCGATCCGACGTTGCGAACTCAGGCACAGCTGAAGCGACGTGTCGAGAGCGCGGAACGAACCTTCGACGTGTTCGCCGAGAACTGCGGGAACTCCGGTGGGTGTCCGTTGGGCGACTCCCCCCGGGAGCGGCTGGACGCCCTCATCGAACGGACCCGCGAGCGCTCGCTGCCGACGGACGGAGCTCCGCTCACCTCGGGTGAGTTGACCAGGGCGGTACTGCACGGGCTGGGCGATCGGCAGGACTGGTCACGGCTCGCCGAGGCCATCGCCGCGGCGGAGAACGGGGACGGCAACCCGTTGGCCGAGTTCGTCCGGAACTCCGAGGCCGGGGCCGACCGCCTGGGACAACGGATGGTGACGCGCTGCAACGACACCATGCTGCGACTTCCCCCGGAGCGGGCTGCCAACACGGCCGAGGAGTGGGTGAACAGCGGACCGCTGTTCGGTGGAGTTTTCGCCCAGCGGCTGATCAGGTGCTCCGCATGGCCCAGACCGCAGCAGGCCCTCCCCTCGCCCGGCAACGTTCAGCTGCCGCGCATACCGGTGATCGCCACCGAGAACGATCCGCTCACCCCCGCGACCGGCAGTGAGAACGCGGCGGCGGCTCTCTCGAACGGGAGCACGGTGAACTGGCTGGGCAGCGGACACGGCGCCCTGGGGCGTTCCGAGTGCGTCACGGCACTGGTCAGCGACTTCCTCGTCTCGGGTGAGCCACCGCCCCGGGACGCGGCGTGTCCGGCGTGACCCACCTGCCGTTGCCCGACCCCGCCGGCCGTCGCGACGCCCCCGTCCCGGCGACCGGCACGGCCGCTCGCTCCCCGCGACTCGCGCTCACCGCGAAGGTCCGGCCGGGCCGTGAGTGCACGACCGGTTCCGAACCTCCCGGAGCGGGGGTCAGTGGGGGTCGCCGGCGACCACCCCCACCCACCGGAGTCTGGTCGGCGAAGTCCTGTCAGCAGCTGCTGCAGCACCCGCAGGACGGTCCGCTGCAACTGGCGCAGCAGCTGCAGCCGCCGAACTGTGTCTCCGTCGCGGTCTGTGCCACGGCTTGCTCCATGACGGCCTCCCTGTCGCAGGAATATCGACACACCGATCCTGCCCCGCTTCCCGGGCCACCGATACCGCTGGACGGGCGACACGATGAACACAGTCGCCGCTCCGCCATTCCGCTGTCGGGGCTCTCGACGGCATCCGTACCGATCAGGTTGGTTCCGCCCAGGACGACAGGGACGCGCGGCGGAGCACGTACGGTTACCGTGGGGGTATGGCACGCGCCGAGCACGGCGAACCGGACGAGCCGGCCGGCCGTTTCGCCGACGACCTGATAGGACTCGATCCGCACGACCCGGAGGCACAGGCGTTCGCCGCACACCTGGACCGGATGCAGCACTGCGGCTCCCGGGCCACCGTCGAGGGCATGTTGCAGGGAGTCGACGAGTTCGCGCAGAGCGCGAACCGGCTGCGGGGCGAGCGCAGACTGCTCGCGGTGGTCGTGGTCGCCCTGATCCTGCTCGGAGTGGCCTTCACGATATGGAACGCCCTGGTCTTCATGGTGGCCGCGTTCTCAGTCTGAGATCCGTCCCCGCGGATCCCGCCGCCTGCGGTGCCGCCGCCCGCACACGGAACTATCGTGGAGGTATGGATCCGGTAGTGGGAGCCACCCCGAAGGTCGTCAAGTCGGAACAGCAGTGGCGCGAGCAACTCAACCAGGAGGAGTACGCCGTGCTGCGCAACGGGGCCACGGAGGCCCCGTACAGCGGTGACTACGTGGAGGAGAAGACGCAGGGCGTCTACGAGTGCCGCGCCTGCGGCGCCGAACTCTTCCGCAGCAGCACCAAGTTCGAGTCGCACTGCGGCTGGCCCTCCTTCTGGGACCCCAGCGACTCGGAGGCCGTCCTGCTGCGGGAGGACCGGTCCCACGGGATGGTGCGGGTGGAGGTGCTGTGCGCGTCCTGCCACAGCCACCTGGGGCACGTCTTCGAGGGCGAGGGCTACCCCACCCCCACCGACCAGCGCTACTGCATCAACTCCGTCGCGCTGCGGCTGGAGCCGGACGAGAACGCTTGACCGAAGCGACCGAGCGGGGCGGAACTCCGGCCGGGAACGACTCACCCCGAGGTGACGCGTACCGTCCTCGCTCCCGGTGAGGACGGTTCTCCGGCCGGGGTTCCCCCCGACGTCCGGATCCGGCCGGCGCTCGTCGTCGTCAGCCGTTGCGAAACCGAGACGGGGTGCGTGAGGCCGCCGGAACCCCAACCACACCTGGCGGTTCGCGGTCACCTCGGGACCGGAACGAACGGAGGGTCGAAACCACGGTGGCGGTCACGGCTTCACCGAGGATCCGCCCGGGGTTTCGACGAAACTGGCGACGGTCACACCGGCTCCCGTGTTCGCCCCGAGCGCCCGCTCCTGCTCAGCGAGGACATCCGGTTCGGGCCACTGCCGCCGACACGGTCTTCCGAGGAGTAGCGGGGACAGGCGGACAACGACTCACCGGCGACACGGGAGCGGCGGGACGGATCCCTCACCCACGTCCGGACAAGCCACCGCCCCGGACCACAGCCACGAAGCGGCACGAGCACCGGGTCGAGAAGACGTCCGACACCGCGCCGAACCTCACGGCAGCCGCGCGACCAGGTCCTCGGCCCCGACACGCGGTCCGGTGTAGAACGGGGTCTCCTCGCGCACGTGCAGCCGGGCCTGGGTCCCCCGCAGGTGCCGCATCAGGTCGACGAGCCGGTGGAGCTCGTCGGCCTCGAAGGACAGGATCCACTCGTAGTCACCCAGTGCGAAGGCGGGAACGGTGTTGGCCCGCACGTCCGGGTAGTCGCGGGCCTCCTTGCCGTGCTCGACGAGCATGTCCCGGCGCTCCTCGTCCGGGAGCAGGTACCACTCGTAGGAACGCACGAAGGGGTAGACGCAGACGTAGGCCCGCGGCTCCTCACCCGCGATGAACGCGGGCACGTGGCTCTTGTTGAACTCGGCGGGGCGGTGCACGGCCACGTTGCTCCACACCGGCTCACTGGCCCGGCCGAGCGGCGTGTCGCGCCGGAAGTCCGAGTAGGCCGCCTGCAGGTCCTCGATCCGGGAGGCGTGCCACCAGATCAGGAAGTCGGCGTCGGCGCGCATCCCGGAGACGTCGTAGAGGCCGCGCACCACCAGGTCCGAGGACTCTTCGACCCCTTCCAGGAACCGCCTGGTGGTCACCCCGGCCTTCTCCCGGTCCTCGGGGAGCTCCCCGGGCCGGACGCGGAACACCGACCACATGGTGTAGCGGATGGTCTCGTTCAACTCGGCGTAGTTCAGGCGGGCCATGACGTCAGTCTGCCACCGCACGACTCGGCCGCCGCCGGGAGGTCGGCGGGAGTGTGCCTCAACTCGCTCCGAGCCGGTCGGCGATCGTCGCGGCCGCCGACTCGCCGGTGGCCACGCACGCGGGCACCCCGACACCGTGCAACGCGGCCCCCGCGACGGCCAGGCCAGGCGTCCGGGAGACCGCTTCCTCGATCTCGGCGACGATCTCCCGGTGCCCCACACCGTACTGCGGCAGTCCACCACCCCACCGGACGACACGGCTCTCCAGCGGCGCGTCGGGGACCCCGGTGAGCTCGGCCAGGTCGGCGCTCACCCTGCGCACCAGCTCCCCGTCGTCCGGGCGCAGGTCCGCCGGGTCCCCCCTCCCGACCGAGGCCCGGACCAGTGGCTGACCGCCGCCGCCGCGCAGGTGCGGCCACTTGCGGCTGGAGAAGGTGAACGCCTTCGCGGTGAACGGGGTGCCGTCCGCGTGGCGCTCCCCGCGCGCCAGCAGGACGCCGGAGGCGTCCGGCAGCTCGACGTGGGACGGCAGCGCCAAGCCGATCACGGCCATGGAAGCGAGCCGGATGCGACCGAACCCCTCAGCGGCCCGGGGAACCGCTTCGGTGAGCAGTCGGCGGGCGGCGGGGGGCGGAACGGCCAGCACGAGCGCGTCCACGTCGAGGGTGCGGGGGCTGGGGGCCGCGCCGATCGACAGGCTCCAGCCCCGGCGCAGCGGACGCAGCTGGCGAACCGGCAGCCCCAGTTCGAAACTCGCCCGCGAGCGCTTGCGCAGTTCGGACAGCAGGGTGTCGTAGCCGTCCCGGAACGCCCCGAACACGGGAGGCTTGTCCGTACCCGGCGGGGTGGGCTCGGGCATGGCCGCGTTCACGGCGGCGGTCAACGACTCGGCTCCCGCGTCCAACGCGCTGGCCAGCGCCGGCATGGTGGCACGCAGCCCCAACGCGTCGGCGGAGCCGCCGTAGACACCCCCCAGCAGCGGCTCCACGAGGCGTTCGACCACCTCGTGGCCGAACCGCTTCCGCAGCAGGTCTCCGACCGAGGCGTCGCCCCCGGTCAGCCGTGGCGGTTCGAGTTCGGGCTCCCGCTCGACGGCGCGGACCCCGCTGTCCGAGAGGACTCCGCTGACGGCCCGGCCGGAGGCCGGGACCCCCATGAGCATCCCGGCCGGTAGCGCCCGGTTCGCACCTCCGGCGCGCACCCTCGCCGAGGCGGAGCCGGGGTGGACCAGTTCGCCGTCGAGTTCGAGCTCCTCGGCCAGCCGGAGCACCTCCGGGCGCCGCGCCAGGAACGCCTCGGCCCCGAGGTCGTAACCGCGGTCGGCGAGCCGAACGGTGCGCAGCTTCCCACCCGCGCGCTCGGCCTGGTCGAACACGAGGATCTCGGCGTGCTCCCCCAGCAGCTCGCGCAGCCGGTAGGCGGCGGTCATCCCCGCCACGCCACCGCCGATCACCGCGACCCTGGACATCCCTCGTCCTCCGTCAGCCTCGGTGGGAGTGCACGAAGTCGACCAGCCTGGTCAGCATCTCGGGATCGGTGTCCGGCAGCACCCCGTGCCCGAGGTTGAAGACGTGCCCACCGGCCGACTCGCCCTCGGCGAGTATCCGTTCGGTCTCACCGCGCACTGCCTGCCAGTCGGCGAACAGCACGGCCGGATCCAGGTTCCCCTGGACCACGGGACGCGAGGCCCCTCGCCGCTCGATCCGGGACACCGCGGTGTCCAGCGGAACCCGCCAGTCCACGCCGAGCACGTCCGCGCCGGACTCGTGCATCGCCCCGAGCAGCTCACCGGTACCCACCCCGAAGTGGATCCGTGGGACCTCGCCGCCGGTGTACTCCGCGATCCCCCGCAGGATCCGGCTGGTGTGCGGCTGCACGTAGGTGACGTAGTCGCGGGGGGAGAGCGCACCGGCCCAGGAGTCGAACAGCTGAACCGCGTCCACCCCGGCGTCGACCTGCACCCGCAGGAAGTTCAGCGTGGTCTCGGCGAGCTTGCCCAGCAACGCGTGCCAGGTTTCCGGGTCGGAGTGCATGAGCGCCTTGGTGCGCTCGTGGTTGCGGCTGGGACCGCCCTCGACCAGGTAGGAAGCCAGGGTGAACGGCGCCCCCGCGAAGCCGATCAGGGGGGTCCGCCCCAGCTCACCGAGCAGCAGCCGGATCGCCTCGGAGACCCCCTCGACGTGCTCGGGTTCCAGCTGCGGCAGGGCGGCCACGTCGGCGGCACCGCGAACCGGCTGGTTGACCACGGGACCCGTCCCGGAGACGATGTCCAGCCCCACGCCCGCCGCGTAGAGCGGAAGCACGATGTCGCTGAACAGGATCGCGGCGTCCACCCCGTGCCTGCGGACCGGTTGCATCGTGATCTCGCAGACCAGGTCGGGGGTGAGACAGGCCCGCAGCATGGGGACGCCCTCCCGCACCCTGCGGTACTCCGGCAGGGAACGGCCCGCCTGTCGCATGAACCACACCGGGGTGTGCTCGGGTGTCCCCCCGTTCGCGGCCACCAGCAGCGGAGCATCGTCGAGTCGGCGCCGGTTGGAGACGTGCGTGGGATCGGTCATCGGGAGTCCTCCGCTGGTTCGAAAGAGCTGGTGGCGCCGTGGGGCCGGTGCGGGACCCCGATCGCCGACACGACGAAGTGTCGCGGAGCGGGAAGGACCGCGGCCGAGCGGGGGGCGCCCGGTTCCGCGGCAGCTCCGGCGGGCGGCACGTACGGTGGTCCGATCTCCGAGGGCAGCGCCCGTGTCCCACCCCGCTCCGGGGACCGTCGAAACGGAGCCACGTGGTGTGCCCCGATGCCCGGCGTCCCGTCGCGGGCGGTCCGGGGCATCGTTGTCGGCGTCGGCAGCGCGCGGCGTTCGTCGAAACAGGCCATTCCGAAAGTACCCCTCGGTAGTGCTCTGCCGGATCCTGCCGTGTTCGGTCGCGCGTCTTACCCGTTGGGGCGTTCGCAGCCCGCACCGGCCTCACGCGAGCGGTGTGCCACGGCGGGTTCACCGCCTCGCGCTCCCACGGTCACCGCGGCGCGGTACCCGCCCGCGACGGGACCACCGCGGACGAGCGTCGACGGGTGGTTCCACCGCGCGACAGCACCGGAGTCCGAGGCCACGACGCCCCGCCGGTGTCCGTGGAACGGGCCGGTGCCGTTCCCGGGCCGGAGGGGCGGATCCGCCTGGACGAGTCCTTCCTCATGCTCGCACGTCCGGATGCGGGGACACGCGTCCGGTGGACTGTTCGTGATCTCCGGCGTGGCGCCGCCAAGTGGTTCCGGAGGGGTCCTACAGTCCCCTGCTGTGACCGAGATGTCGGCGATTCCCATGGTTTTCCGGGACGCGGTGGAAACGCTGAAGTCCCCTCCTCCGCGCAGGGAGATCGAGCTCAGCGAGATCCGCCCCCCGAAGCGGCTCGCACCGTGGACGCACGCGCTCGCCGCGGAGGCGAGCGGCCCCGAGGGGACGGCTGTGACGGCACGGCTGGTGCTGTTGCACGACCCGGACGGGCAGCCGTCCTGGGACGGCGTGCTGCGGCTGGTCGCCTACCTGCGTACCGACGTGGGCAGTGACCTGGCCTCCGACCCCGGCGTCCCGGAGCTGGGGTGGTCGTGGCTGGCGGAGGCACTGCGCTCGTGCCGGGCGGAGCACACGGCACTGGGGGGCACGGTGACCGTGACCTCCTCGGCCCGGTTCGGTGAGATAGCGGAGCCGGAGCAGGAGCACGAGCTGGAACTGCGGGGCTCGTGGACTCCGTCGGACACCGATCTCTCGGCGCACGCCCGGGCCTTCCAGGAGATGATCGGGGTCGCGGCGGGGCTGCCGCCGGTGGGGGTGAGCGTGCTGGGCAACCGCACCACTGAACGCCGCAGGCACGTCTGAGCTGCCCGCCCGGCGGCGGGACCGTGCGAAACGCCGTCCACCTCAGCCCCGGTCCGGCAGCTCACTCGGCACGGAGACACCGCTCACCGGAACGGCTTCCGGACGAACGGAACCTCCCCGCCGGTTCCGGGCGGCGAGCTGTTCGCCCTGAGCGAAAACCACCGAAGCGCCACGTCCCGATGCCCCGTGCCGGGCGGGAAGGACCTAGCACACGAAGACCGAAAGCGCTGTATCGAATCATTACGTTCCGGCGTTAACACTGTTTTTTATTACCACCCGAAAGAAGTAGGCAGCGTCACATCGAGGGCAACTCGATCGGGATACATACCCGTTTGATCGTCCCAATAATCCGCTCGGACGGTTACGCTACAACCTGAACGACACCACTTTCGGTCGATCAGTGGCGCGGCTGATCGGCCGAGAGTCCCGGTGCCGGTCGGGGGGCACGACCGACTCCAGGGAGGTAGTGACGTGGCTGCCGTCGGCTTAGGTCAGGCCGCTCGTACCACGCCAGCCGGTGCATTGCCGGCTAACATGGTTCCGCATCCGCGGGAAGAGCTGTTCACGGTGCTCGTGGTGGACGACCATCCGCTGCTCCGGGAGGCCATATCCTCCCGGCTGCTGCAGATGGGCGCCGGCACGGTGCACGAAGCCGCATCGATGGCCGAGGCCAAGGCACGCGCCTTGGCCACCGGTCCGTGCGATCTGGCAGTACTCGATCTGGGACTGCCCGACGGGACGGGTGTAGACCTGGTTACGGAACTGCGTACCCAGGGCTGGCCACGCATCGTGGTGCTCGCCTCGTCCGATGACCCCTACGCGGTTCGGGCCGCCTTTCAGGCAGGGGCACAGGCCTACCTGCTGAAATCGGCCTCACCCACAGTGGTCACGGACGGCGTGCGCCGCGTGCTGGACGGCGGGGTCTACGCCGATCCGAATGTGGCTCCGGTACTGGCTGCCGGTACCCGGGTCCCGGGTACCGACAACACGCCTCGCGAGCTGTCCGCTCGTGAGATCGAAGTGTTGCAGTTGGTGGCCGATGGTCGATCCAACAAGGAGATCGGCGAGACGCTCAATTTGTCCGCTCTCACGGTGAAGAGTCACCTGTCGCGGATCGGGCGCAAATTGGGCACCGGAGACCGAGCCCAAATGGTCGCGTTGGCAATGCGGGCCGGAGTGATTCGATGACCTGACAACGCACATCGAACCGGTCCGGGACCGGCGAATCGGACCGTTCGGCTACCTCAGTCGACAGAGGGACGTATCGTCTGGGAGCCGTGGATGCTGTTCACCCCGAATCCGCCGAACCGGACCGCTCCGAACCAGTGTTGCTGACACGTCCCGCTGGTGGTGTTCCACCCGTAGTCGAGCAGCCCCGATCCCTTCGCCTCGCCGCAGCGGCTCTGACCGCGGGCAGCGGGCCGATCGCGATCGACACCGAACGTGCCTCCGGGTACCGCTACTCGCAGCGGGCTTACCTGCTGCAGTTACGCCGCGAGGGCAGCGGCACGGTGTTGATCGACCCGATCGCGCTG
The nucleotide sequence above comes from Actinopolyspora erythraea. Encoded proteins:
- a CDS encoding EamA family transporter, whose protein sequence is MAQLDEASGTGHNAGRFGALTARAFGAVPPPMLVVTGMISLQVGAAFAKQLFAMAGAFGVSAIRLTFAALVLLLVWRPSLRMERRTFLVVAGYGAMLAGMNTSIYHSFERIPLGVAVTIEFLGPLAVAVFGSRRKLDVVWALLAAGGVLLLSRVAGGLDPVGVGLALLAAVFWAGYILMGAKLGDRTTGGGGLAVGMAVGAVLVLPFGVVESNTALLNPHVLAVGLVVALMSSVLPYSLELEALRRIPRRVFGVLMSLEPAVAALAGLLVLGEALGAVQWLAVGCVVLASIGSTRSAKGA
- a CDS encoding alpha/beta hydrolase — translated: MPRVIGRVGAILLLLVLTACSAGPSDRPAVAYRGEEQPGTGSPGTSEPRTVPPLGPSSRSALDWSDCTEATRRELAPGGPAGDLRFSCTHLLTSLDPPGAVRGGTTRLALLAAGSGDVPLVVVNDVRGEPGTVFAARLASELPEEVLREFRIIGMDRRGTGDSDPANCVPEREREDILRFDTRASDDSTLDDLLESVRSASQKCLLELERRAQAYDTRHTADDLEELRLQLGVPRLHAIGRGEGSRALSVYAHDHPDATGRMVFDGAPDPTLRTQAQLKRRVESAERTFDVFAENCGNSGGCPLGDSPRERLDALIERTRERSLPTDGAPLTSGELTRAVLHGLGDRQDWSRLAEAIAAAENGDGNPLAEFVRNSEAGADRLGQRMVTRCNDTMLRLPPERAANTAEEWVNSGPLFGGVFAQRLIRCSAWPRPQQALPSPGNVQLPRIPVIATENDPLTPATGSENAAAALSNGSTVNWLGSGHGALGRSECVTALVSDFLVSGEPPPRDAACPA
- the msrB gene encoding peptide-methionine (R)-S-oxide reductase MsrB; translated protein: MDPVVGATPKVVKSEQQWREQLNQEEYAVLRNGATEAPYSGDYVEEKTQGVYECRACGAELFRSSTKFESHCGWPSFWDPSDSEAVLLREDRSHGMVRVEVLCASCHSHLGHVFEGEGYPTPTDQRYCINSVALRLEPDENA
- the hemQ gene encoding hydrogen peroxide-dependent heme synthase, yielding MARLNYAELNETIRYTMWSVFRVRPGELPEDREKAGVTTRRFLEGVEESSDLVVRGLYDVSGMRADADFLIWWHASRIEDLQAAYSDFRRDTPLGRASEPVWSNVAVHRPAEFNKSHVPAFIAGEEPRAYVCVYPFVRSYEWYLLPDEERRDMLVEHGKEARDYPDVRANTVPAFALGDYEWILSFEADELHRLVDLMRHLRGTQARLHVREETPFYTGPRVGAEDLVARLP
- the hemG gene encoding protoporphyrinogen oxidase: MSRVAVIGGGVAGMTAAYRLRELLGEHAEILVFDQAERAGGKLRTVRLADRGYDLGAEAFLARRPEVLRLAEELELDGELVHPGSASARVRAGGANRALPAGMLMGVPASGRAVSGVLSDSGVRAVEREPELEPPRLTGGDASVGDLLRKRFGHEVVERLVEPLLGGVYGGSADALGLRATMPALASALDAGAESLTAAVNAAMPEPTPPGTDKPPVFGAFRDGYDTLLSELRKRSRASFELGLPVRQLRPLRRGWSLSIGAAPSPRTLDVDALVLAVPPPAARRLLTEAVPRAAEGFGRIRLASMAVIGLALPSHVELPDASGVLLARGERHADGTPFTAKAFTFSSRKWPHLRGGGGQPLVRASVGRGDPADLRPDDGELVRRVSADLAELTGVPDAPLESRVVRWGGGLPQYGVGHREIVAEIEEAVSRTPGLAVAGAALHGVGVPACVATGESAAATIADRLGAS
- the hemE gene encoding uroporphyrinogen decarboxylase, with product MTDPTHVSNRRRLDDAPLLVAANGGTPEHTPVWFMRQAGRSLPEYRRVREGVPMLRACLTPDLVCEITMQPVRRHGVDAAILFSDIVLPLYAAGVGLDIVSGTGPVVNQPVRGAADVAALPQLEPEHVEGVSEAIRLLLGELGRTPLIGFAGAPFTLASYLVEGGPSRNHERTKALMHSDPETWHALLGKLAETTLNFLRVQVDAGVDAVQLFDSWAGALSPRDYVTYVQPHTSRILRGIAEYTGGEVPRIHFGVGTGELLGAMHESGADVLGVDWRVPLDTAVSRIERRGASRPVVQGNLDPAVLFADWQAVRGETERILAEGESAGGHVFNLGHGVLPDTDPEMLTRLVDFVHSHRG
- a CDS encoding DUF3000 domain-containing protein, producing MTEMSAIPMVFRDAVETLKSPPPRREIELSEIRPPKRLAPWTHALAAEASGPEGTAVTARLVLLHDPDGQPSWDGVLRLVAYLRTDVGSDLASDPGVPELGWSWLAEALRSCRAEHTALGGTVTVTSSARFGEIAEPEQEHELELRGSWTPSDTDLSAHARAFQEMIGVAAGLPPVGVSVLGNRTTERRRHV
- a CDS encoding response regulator, producing MAAVGLGQAARTTPAGALPANMVPHPREELFTVLVVDDHPLLREAISSRLLQMGAGTVHEAASMAEAKARALATGPCDLAVLDLGLPDGTGVDLVTELRTQGWPRIVVLASSDDPYAVRAAFQAGAQAYLLKSASPTVVTDGVRRVLDGGVYADPNVAPVLAAGTRVPGTDNTPRELSAREIEVLQLVADGRSNKEIGETLNLSALTVKSHLSRIGRKLGTGDRAQMVALAMRAGVIR